The following are encoded together in the Flavobacterium sp. TR2 genome:
- a CDS encoding efflux transporter outer membrane subunit has product MSKKYKIIVIVLVLTLFPAGCMVGPKYKKPEQLKSDSYRNERNLDSLASVTNLKWFDLFNDDVLKGLIQKGLENNYDLKIAVSRIEQFRAQLGYTKADLFPSIQYGATINSNEKYITPSTAVASMSWELDFWGKFRHENNAVKNELLATEEARKVILSDIVANIAIAYFQMRNFDDQLEITKHTLETREKYYQIISERFEKGYISEVDKVQIEQQVAIAEAAIPNIERQITYQENAIALLTGQLPTEIPRGKSNTELQIISKIPLSIPSALLENRPDVKAAELRYAAANERIGVAQAMRFPSINLAAIAGFASADLSNLFLGSSYLQNASGGIAGPIFAFGKNKRRVEINRQQAEQFKFLYQKAYIDAVSEVEQSIQNVRTYQEEWKARNRQVQAALINYKLSHERYESGYVSYLEVLDVETNLFNAQLSLAQLSERQLSSMIELYKALGGGWSL; this is encoded by the coding sequence ATGAGTAAGAAGTATAAAATAATCGTTATTGTATTGGTTCTTACCCTATTTCCGGCTGGATGTATGGTAGGACCGAAATATAAAAAACCGGAGCAATTAAAATCTGACTCTTACAGAAACGAAAGAAATTTGGACAGTCTCGCTTCGGTAACCAATCTAAAATGGTTTGATCTGTTTAATGATGATGTTTTAAAAGGTCTGATCCAAAAAGGTCTTGAGAATAATTATGATCTCAAAATTGCGGTATCAAGAATCGAGCAGTTTCGTGCCCAATTGGGTTACACCAAAGCAGATTTATTTCCAAGCATTCAATACGGAGCCACTATAAACAGCAACGAAAAATATATTACGCCATCAACCGCAGTAGCCAGTATGTCTTGGGAACTTGATTTTTGGGGTAAATTTCGCCATGAAAATAATGCTGTAAAAAATGAACTCCTTGCTACAGAAGAGGCTCGCAAAGTAATATTATCTGATATCGTTGCCAATATTGCGATAGCGTACTTTCAGATGCGAAATTTTGATGATCAGCTGGAAATAACCAAGCACACTCTCGAAACCAGAGAGAAGTACTATCAAATTATTAGCGAGAGGTTCGAAAAAGGCTATATCTCTGAAGTAGACAAAGTGCAGATTGAACAGCAGGTTGCCATTGCGGAAGCGGCAATTCCTAACATTGAAAGACAAATAACCTATCAAGAAAATGCCATTGCATTGCTTACAGGCCAGCTTCCTACTGAAATTCCGAGAGGTAAAAGCAATACCGAACTTCAGATAATCAGTAAAATTCCGTTGTCAATTCCGTCTGCCTTATTAGAAAACAGACCCGATGTAAAAGCAGCCGAATTAAGATATGCAGCTGCAAATGAAAGAATTGGCGTTGCTCAAGCCATGCGTTTTCCTTCTATTAACCTAGCTGCCATAGCTGGGTTTGCCAGTGCCGATTTAAGCAATCTGTTTTTAGGAAGTTCATATTTGCAAAATGCTTCTGGAGGAATTGCAGGACCAATATTCGCTTTCGGAAAAAACAAAAGAAGAGTCGAAATAAACAGACAGCAGGCAGAACAGTTCAAATTCCTTTATCAAAAAGCATATATCGATGCCGTTTCTGAAGTTGAACAGTCTATACAAAACGTTAGAACTTATCAAGAAGAATGGAAAGCACGCAACAGACAAGTTCAGGCTGCTTTAATAAACTACAAACTATCCCACGAAAGATATGAGAGCGGTTACGTTTCTTACTTAGAAGTTTTAGATGTAGAAACTAACCTTTTTAACGCCCAGTTGAGCCTTGCGCAATTATCTGAAAGACAATTAAGCTCTATGATCGAATTGTATAAAGCCCTTGGCGGAGGATGGAGTCTGTAA
- a CDS encoding SulP family inorganic anion transporter, translating into MISKLLPAVDWIKNYERQNLKKDFIAGITLAAYGIPVSLAYATLAGLPPQYGIYGYLIGGIFYALLGTSRQLAIGPTSAISLLVGTTISGMAHGDVQRWSEIASLTALVFAGMAIIAYLLRLSGIINFISETVLVGFKAGAAITIGLTQLPKLLGVKGGGDNFFDRIIMLFHQIPDINTAVFIFGIIAIVILIVGEKIAPQLPVAILIVTLSIILISTTSLKYADFKTVGIIPTGLPEFHLPSLRIRDVEGVLPLAMACFLLSYIESVSAARTLAQKNGYVIDPRQELLALGVANAAVSLGHGYPVAGGLSQSAVNDAAGAKTPLSLLFASAAIACCLLFLTPYLQNLPTVILAAIVLVAIRGLFDWKEMRHLYKINKQEFAVVMIALAGVLIWGILAGVLLATLVTLLLLLKAASKPHVAFLGKVPGTRIYTDMKRHPDNEEIEGVLIVRVESSIFYFNAEYIKERILEKVYSENGSLKTVILDLNSSPRIDITGARFLKNLFIDLQAKNIALKIAEARSDVRDSLRAENLEILFGHISRSVSVDDLVQRSVKDYQKE; encoded by the coding sequence ATGATTTCTAAACTTTTACCTGCGGTAGACTGGATCAAAAATTATGAAAGGCAGAATCTTAAAAAAGATTTTATTGCAGGAATAACTCTTGCTGCGTACGGAATTCCTGTGTCTCTTGCTTATGCAACGCTTGCAGGTCTGCCTCCGCAGTATGGGATTTACGGTTACCTCATTGGCGGAATATTTTATGCTTTGCTTGGCACTAGCAGACAGCTTGCTATCGGACCCACGTCTGCCATTTCTTTATTGGTAGGCACAACAATATCTGGCATGGCGCATGGAGACGTACAGCGCTGGTCTGAAATTGCCTCATTGACAGCATTAGTATTCGCCGGAATGGCAATCATTGCTTATTTGCTGAGGTTGAGCGGCATCATTAATTTTATTAGCGAAACGGTTTTGGTGGGGTTCAAAGCCGGAGCGGCTATTACTATTGGTTTAACTCAATTGCCTAAATTATTGGGAGTTAAAGGCGGTGGAGATAATTTTTTTGACCGAATTATTATGCTCTTTCATCAAATTCCAGACATAAATACAGCTGTTTTTATTTTTGGAATAATAGCGATTGTAATTTTAATTGTGGGAGAAAAAATTGCGCCTCAGCTGCCTGTAGCCATTTTGATTGTCACTCTATCGATTATTCTTATTTCGACCACATCATTAAAATACGCAGATTTCAAAACAGTCGGGATTATTCCCACGGGGCTTCCAGAATTCCATCTGCCTTCTCTTCGAATTCGTGATGTCGAAGGAGTTTTGCCCCTTGCTATGGCTTGCTTTTTATTGTCTTATATCGAAAGCGTTTCAGCCGCGCGAACGTTGGCGCAAAAAAACGGATATGTTATTGATCCGCGTCAGGAACTACTGGCACTAGGAGTAGCTAACGCAGCTGTTTCTCTCGGACACGGATATCCTGTGGCTGGCGGTTTATCGCAATCAGCCGTAAATGATGCCGCAGGGGCAAAAACACCGTTATCTCTTTTGTTTGCTTCTGCTGCAATTGCCTGCTGCCTTTTATTTTTAACCCCATATCTTCAAAATCTTCCAACAGTAATTTTGGCTGCCATTGTTCTAGTAGCCATAAGAGGGCTTTTTGATTGGAAAGAAATGAGGCATCTTTATAAAATAAACAAACAAGAATTTGCCGTTGTCATGATTGCACTTGCAGGAGTATTAATTTGGGGAATTCTCGCGGGAGTTTTGCTTGCAACACTTGTAACCCTGCTGTTATTATTAAAAGCAGCTTCAAAACCTCATGTCGCTTTTTTGGGCAAAGTTCCAGGAACTAGAATTTATACTGATATGAAAAGGCATCCTGATAATGAGGAAATTGAAGGCGTATTGATTGTTAGAGTTGAATCTTCCATATTTTATTTTAATGCCGAATACATTAAAGAACGAATTTTAGAAAAAGTATACAGCGAAAACGGTTCTCTAAAAACAGTAATATTAGACCTCAATTCGTCTCCGCGCATCGATATAACGGGAGCGCGTTTTTTAAAAAATCTTTTTATTGACTTGCAGGCAAAGAATATTGCGCTAAAAATTGCCGAAGCCCGTTCTGATGTTAGAGACAGCCTTCGCGCAGAAAATCTTGAAATTCTCTTTGGGCATATTAGCCGCTCTGTATCAGTAGACGATTTGGTTCAGCGATCTGTAAAAGACTATCAAAAGGAATAG
- a CDS encoding BrxA/BrxB family bacilliredoxin: MYPLDMVKPMEAELTAAGFQDLHSAEAVENAIKAEGTTLVVVNSVCGCAARNARPGAKMSLDNAKKPDHLITVFAGVDKEAVDAARQHMFPFPPSSPSMALFKNGELVHMLERHHIEGRPAELIAENLQDAFNEFC; this comes from the coding sequence ATGTATCCACTAGACATGGTAAAACCAATGGAGGCTGAATTAACAGCTGCTGGTTTTCAAGACTTACATAGTGCTGAGGCTGTAGAAAATGCTATCAAAGCCGAAGGTACCACTTTAGTTGTTGTAAACTCTGTTTGCGGGTGCGCTGCAAGAAATGCACGTCCGGGAGCAAAAATGAGTTTGGATAATGCTAAAAAACCAGATCATTTAATTACTGTTTTTGCAGGTGTTGACAAAGAAGCTGTTGATGCTGCAAGACAGCATATGTTTCCATTTCCTCCATCTTCGCCATCTATGGCTTTGTTTAAAAACGGAGAATTGGTTCATATGTTAGAGCGTCACCACATCGAAGGACGTCCAGCAGAATTAATTGCTGAGAATTTACAGGATGCGTTTAACGAATTCTGCTAA
- a CDS encoding thioredoxin family protein, which translates to MKKLVLLIFFFGITSIGFCQLKSRTFEEVDSLQQIQKRKTIVFIHTDWCQFCQRMKATTFKDQEIIEKLNSDFYFINFNAEEKRDITFQKQTFKYLPSGNNVGVHELALQLGTINNQIAYPTLCVLNEKNEIIFQYNIYLSTKEFKILLEKLEK; encoded by the coding sequence ATGAAAAAGCTAGTTTTACTTATTTTCTTCTTCGGAATAACTTCAATAGGATTCTGCCAATTAAAAAGCAGAACTTTTGAAGAAGTGGACAGCTTACAGCAAATTCAAAAACGAAAAACCATTGTCTTCATTCATACTGATTGGTGTCAGTTTTGCCAGCGAATGAAAGCCACAACTTTTAAAGATCAGGAAATTATAGAAAAACTAAATTCCGATTTCTATTTCATTAATTTCAATGCAGAAGAAAAACGAGATATTACTTTCCAAAAACAAACTTTTAAATACCTGCCTTCGGGCAATAATGTGGGCGTTCATGAACTGGCGCTACAATTGGGAACCATCAATAATCAGATTGCATACCCGACCTTGTGCGTTTTGAACGAGAAAAACGAAATCATTTTTCAGTATAATATTTATTTAAGCACAAAAGAGTTTAAAATTCTTTTGGAAAAACTGGAAAAATAA
- a CDS encoding efflux RND transporter periplasmic adaptor subunit, with translation MNKIYSSAILLSLFMFSCKKETPPSPKPLEISVTSVLQQDVKLESEYTGQTFGQSDIQINPRVDGIIESMNFKEGSFVKKGQVLYTIDPLPYKAKLNEAQGVAAESQARLSKTKSDLDMITPLAKMNAVSQRELVSAKAAYNASLAQIKASDASVDNAKIELGYCQILAPISGLIGISKVRVGDYVRPGAMSVLNTISDLGDVRVRFTISEQEFLRLFREFSKPNSALKGSGATVTIKLSDGSIYPETGKVSFADRQIDPSTGAITFEAAFPNPDKLLRPGQYVKVALLTDIRKEAIVIPQRAVIEVQGIYQVYVVGNDNKVQMQIVKPGPAVKNGYIIEEGLKPGDKIAMGGTSLLKNGSVITPKIVQWQLGDPETVAAK, from the coding sequence ATGAACAAAATCTACTCCTCAGCAATCTTACTAAGCCTCTTTATGTTTTCTTGCAAAAAAGAGACTCCTCCAAGCCCCAAACCTCTCGAAATTTCAGTCACTTCAGTCTTACAGCAAGATGTAAAATTAGAGTCTGAATATACGGGGCAGACTTTTGGTCAATCGGATATACAAATTAACCCGCGAGTTGATGGTATTATCGAAAGCATGAACTTCAAAGAAGGAAGTTTTGTTAAAAAAGGACAAGTGCTTTATACTATTGATCCTTTACCGTACAAGGCAAAACTTAATGAAGCCCAAGGAGTTGCAGCAGAATCGCAGGCACGTTTGTCTAAAACCAAATCAGATTTGGATATGATAACGCCTTTAGCAAAGATGAATGCTGTCAGCCAGAGAGAGTTGGTTTCGGCAAAAGCAGCTTACAACGCTTCATTAGCCCAAATAAAAGCCTCTGATGCCTCAGTAGACAATGCTAAGATTGAACTGGGCTATTGCCAAATTTTGGCGCCTATTTCAGGATTAATCGGTATTTCTAAAGTTCGCGTTGGCGATTATGTGAGACCCGGCGCAATGTCAGTCCTAAATACCATTTCAGATTTGGGAGATGTGAGAGTACGATTTACTATTAGCGAACAAGAGTTTCTGCGTCTTTTTAGAGAATTTAGCAAACCCAATTCTGCATTAAAAGGCTCTGGAGCAACTGTTACCATAAAATTATCTGACGGTTCTATCTACCCTGAAACAGGAAAAGTAAGTTTTGCCGACAGACAGATTGATCCTTCTACGGGAGCAATCACATTTGAAGCAGCCTTTCCTAATCCCGATAAATTGCTTCGTCCTGGACAATATGTAAAAGTTGCATTGCTAACAGATATTCGTAAGGAAGCAATCGTAATTCCGCAGCGTGCCGTTATCGAAGTCCAAGGAATCTATCAAGTTTATGTAGTAGGCAATGACAATAAAGTCCAAATGCAGATTGTGAAACCTGGTCCAGCTGTTAAAAACGGATATATTATTGAAGAAGGGCTAAAACCAGGCGATAAGATAGCCATGGGAGGTACTTCTTTATTAAAAAATGGAAGCGTCATCACTCCAAAAATTGTTCAATGGCAATTGGGCGATCCAGAAACTGTAGCTGCAAAGTAA
- a CDS encoding efflux RND transporter permease subunit, whose product MGEFFVRRPIVAIVISIIIVILGLLALQKTPISQYPDINPPVVKITTSFTGANALNVEQAVATPIEQKVNGVENMLYMKSINTSDGACTIEVTFDVGTNLDNANMLTQNRQNQSAPFMPSSVKQQGVVVKKSLSFPMVLFTITSTNPKYDAKFLNNYASINVVDQLARIKGVGEVALFGGSDYSMRIWLKADMMNKLGITVEDVKNALNAQNMISPGGKFGAEPAPPNTEFTYGVTLQDRLVTEKEFGNIVVRSKEDGAQVLLGDIARIELGTENYSSTARRNSAPSAVVALYQMPGSNALDVAETAKATMKQLSERFPQDVVYQESLDTTLAITAGVDDIVHTLFEAIILVILVVFIFLQNWRATLIPLITVPVSLVGTIAVFPMLGFSINTLSLLGLVLAIGIVVDDAIVVVEAVIHHIEHGKNPREATIQAMKEVSGPVIAIALILCAVFIPVAMTPGITGRFYQQFAITIAVSVAFSAFSALSLSPALCAMLLKPTKPLDQQKGWLAKFFSWFNRVFENVTGKYIGGATFFAKKAMRIIVLLAVILVSIVFLGKKIPLGFIPEEDQGYVLVNISLPPASSLQRTDEISRKVDSFLKEEKSILSYTTINGFSMLTNSYQPNNAFIFISLKPWEERAETAKQFVDRFNKKLATQITTATCFSFGPPAIQGLGASAGFSLMLQDRGGNTPQYLAEQTQKFIAAAQQRPEIKRIYTTFNAGTPQIKLDIDNDKAMKLGIPVSKVTEALGAFLGGSYVNDFNRFGRQYKVYVQGEAVNRVKPEDLNMIYVRNNKGDMLPVSTLVTATKVSGPDFTNRLNLFRSAEIGGSPNDGYSSAQALTALEEVAKQTLPADMSYDYINLSYQEKHSPGGSSVFVMALVFVFLILAAQYESWKLPFSVLLGAPFAVFGAFLGLLLARFGSDAYVNNVFAQIGLVLLIGLVAKNAILIVEFAKEEYERGKPLYESAMYAAKLRFRPILMTAFAFILGVVPLLTATGAGSQARIVMGMAVFSGMLIATVLGVLIVPGLFVMIEKIGHKKEETITTGENNVESNTTDHE is encoded by the coding sequence ATGGGAGAATTTTTCGTCCGAAGACCAATTGTTGCCATTGTAATTAGTATTATTATTGTGATACTTGGATTACTGGCATTACAAAAAACACCTATTTCACAATATCCGGACATCAACCCGCCTGTTGTAAAAATTACGACTTCTTTTACTGGAGCAAATGCACTGAATGTTGAGCAGGCTGTAGCTACTCCTATTGAGCAAAAAGTAAATGGTGTTGAAAATATGCTGTACATGAAATCGATCAACACTTCTGATGGCGCTTGTACCATTGAAGTTACTTTCGATGTAGGAACTAATTTGGATAATGCCAATATGCTTACCCAAAACAGACAAAACCAGTCTGCTCCATTTATGCCCTCAAGTGTGAAGCAGCAAGGTGTGGTTGTAAAAAAATCGCTATCGTTTCCGATGGTGCTGTTTACCATTACCTCAACCAATCCGAAGTATGACGCCAAGTTTTTAAATAACTACGCCAGTATAAATGTTGTTGACCAGCTGGCCCGTATAAAAGGAGTTGGAGAAGTTGCGCTTTTTGGAGGTAGCGACTATTCGATGCGTATTTGGCTGAAGGCCGATATGATGAACAAACTCGGCATAACGGTTGAAGATGTTAAAAATGCATTGAACGCACAAAACATGATTAGCCCGGGAGGAAAGTTTGGAGCAGAGCCAGCACCTCCTAATACTGAATTTACATACGGTGTAACACTTCAGGACCGATTAGTGACCGAAAAAGAATTTGGAAATATCGTAGTTCGAAGCAAGGAAGATGGCGCTCAGGTTTTATTGGGCGATATTGCCCGTATCGAACTAGGAACTGAAAATTACAGCTCAACTGCTAGAAGAAACAGTGCTCCTAGCGCCGTTGTTGCTTTGTATCAAATGCCGGGAAGTAATGCTCTTGATGTGGCAGAGACTGCAAAAGCAACGATGAAGCAATTATCTGAACGATTTCCGCAAGACGTTGTATACCAAGAATCTTTAGATACCACTCTTGCCATTACCGCTGGGGTCGATGATATTGTGCACACCCTTTTTGAAGCTATTATTCTAGTTATTTTAGTAGTTTTCATATTCCTTCAAAACTGGCGCGCTACTTTAATTCCGTTAATTACCGTTCCTGTTTCTCTTGTTGGTACCATTGCGGTTTTTCCAATGTTAGGGTTTTCAATCAATACGCTTTCCCTTTTAGGATTAGTATTGGCAATTGGTATTGTAGTCGATGATGCAATTGTGGTTGTAGAAGCTGTAATACATCATATCGAACATGGAAAAAATCCGCGGGAAGCGACAATTCAAGCCATGAAAGAAGTATCTGGACCTGTAATTGCGATTGCATTAATTCTGTGTGCCGTTTTTATCCCCGTTGCCATGACACCCGGAATCACAGGACGTTTTTATCAGCAATTTGCCATAACCATTGCCGTCTCGGTCGCGTTTTCGGCATTTAGTGCTTTGTCCTTGAGCCCCGCGCTCTGTGCCATGCTGTTAAAACCGACAAAACCGCTTGACCAGCAAAAAGGATGGCTTGCCAAATTCTTCTCCTGGTTTAATAGAGTTTTTGAAAATGTTACTGGAAAATATATTGGAGGAGCAACATTTTTCGCCAAAAAAGCAATGCGCATTATTGTTTTACTAGCCGTAATACTCGTTTCGATTGTTTTTTTAGGCAAAAAAATTCCATTAGGATTTATTCCAGAGGAAGATCAGGGTTATGTTTTAGTGAATATTTCTTTACCGCCTGCATCGTCTTTACAGCGTACCGATGAAATATCCAGAAAAGTAGACAGTTTCCTAAAAGAAGAAAAATCTATTCTTTCTTATACAACGATAAACGGATTTAGTATGCTTACAAACTCCTATCAGCCTAACAACGCTTTCATTTTTATTTCCTTAAAACCTTGGGAAGAGAGAGCTGAAACGGCTAAACAGTTTGTAGACCGATTCAATAAAAAACTGGCTACTCAAATTACGACGGCAACCTGCTTTTCATTTGGCCCTCCCGCAATTCAGGGTCTTGGAGCTTCTGCTGGATTTAGCTTAATGCTGCAAGACCGCGGAGGAAATACGCCGCAATATTTGGCAGAACAGACACAAAAATTTATTGCTGCAGCACAGCAGCGTCCTGAAATAAAACGAATTTACACCACTTTTAATGCTGGTACTCCACAAATTAAGTTGGATATCGACAATGATAAAGCAATGAAATTAGGAATACCCGTTTCTAAAGTCACCGAAGCGCTTGGAGCATTTTTAGGAGGAAGCTATGTAAATGACTTTAACCGTTTTGGACGCCAATATAAAGTTTATGTGCAAGGAGAAGCTGTTAATCGTGTGAAACCCGAAGATCTAAACATGATTTATGTAAGGAACAACAAAGGCGATATGCTTCCTGTTTCTACACTGGTTACAGCGACCAAAGTTTCTGGCCCCGATTTTACAAATCGTCTGAACCTATTCCGATCTGCTGAAATTGGAGGAAGTCCGAATGATGGCTACAGTAGTGCTCAGGCTTTAACCGCATTGGAGGAAGTTGCCAAACAGACCTTGCCTGCAGATATGAGTTACGATTACATTAACTTATCGTATCAGGAAAAACATTCTCCTGGAGGATCTTCTGTATTTGTTATGGCATTGGTCTTTGTATTCTTAATCCTTGCCGCACAATACGAAAGCTGGAAACTGCCCTTTAGCGTACTGCTTGGAGCTCCGTTTGCCGTATTTGGAGCGTTTCTGGGGCTTCTTTTGGCAAGATTTGGAAGTGATGCTTATGTCAATAACGTTTTTGCCCAAATCGGACTCGTTTTACTTATCGGATTGGTAGCTAAAAATGCCATCCTGATCGTTGAGTTTGCCAAAGAAGAATATGAAAGAGGAAAACCGCTTTACGAATCGGCAATGTACGCGGCGAAACTTCGTTTTCGCCCTATTCTGATGACTGCTTTTGCTTTCATTCTCGGGGTTGTGCCGTTGCTGACTGCTACAGGTGCCGGCTCGCAAGCCCGTATTGTAATGGGAATGGCCGTATTTAGCGGAATGTTGATCGCCACCGTTTTAGGTGTATTAATTGTACCAGGTCTATTTGTTATGATTGAAAAAATTGGACACAAAAAAGAAGAAACAATCACAACAGGAGAAAACAATGTAGAATCAAATACTACAGACCATGAGTAA
- a CDS encoding lycopene cyclase family protein: MNSSQIPHFDYIFTGAGLASLMTVYKMVLSGKFSDKSILLLDQDAKRTNDRTWCFWEKEESDWNSAISKKWDLAFFANGNFRQDLELKPYSYNKINGLDFYNFVFEAISKQSNITFLNEKVTDINELETHVFVGTEENRYTCEYLFNSIYTQAFAEGQIKYPVLQQHFVGWFAKTQEEVFNPAEVTFMDFSVEQKGNTRFMYVLPISKTEALVEYTLFSEKLLPKEEYEKEIQIYLEKLGVSQYQILEKEEGSIPMTCYPFWERNTKRVLNIGTAGGWTKASTGYTFKNSDKKSSELVGFIADASASPEASGSLNMKSFHKKNRFWFYDLLLLDILYRHNELGSSIFSSLFRKGNPKLIFKFLDEETSFYEDVQVILKCSKGPFIKALFRVMFK, translated from the coding sequence ATGAACTCTTCGCAAATTCCACATTTCGATTACATTTTTACAGGAGCTGGACTCGCCTCTTTGATGACGGTTTATAAAATGGTTCTGTCTGGGAAATTCTCCGACAAATCGATTTTATTATTAGATCAAGATGCAAAGAGAACCAATGACAGAACTTGGTGCTTTTGGGAGAAAGAAGAAAGCGACTGGAATTCGGCGATTTCAAAAAAGTGGGACTTGGCTTTTTTTGCTAATGGGAACTTTAGACAAGACTTGGAGCTAAAACCTTATTCCTATAATAAAATCAATGGATTAGATTTTTATAATTTCGTTTTCGAAGCTATTTCAAAACAATCAAATATTACTTTTTTAAACGAAAAAGTAACCGATATCAACGAACTTGAAACACACGTTTTTGTCGGGACAGAAGAAAACCGATACACCTGCGAGTATCTTTTCAATAGCATTTATACTCAGGCTTTCGCAGAAGGTCAAATTAAATATCCCGTTCTGCAGCAGCATTTTGTGGGCTGGTTTGCGAAAACGCAGGAGGAAGTTTTTAATCCGGCAGAAGTCACTTTCATGGATTTTTCGGTTGAGCAAAAAGGAAATACAAGATTTATGTATGTGCTGCCAATTTCAAAAACAGAAGCTTTGGTGGAATATACTTTGTTTTCGGAAAAGCTGCTTCCGAAGGAAGAATATGAAAAGGAAATTCAAATTTATCTGGAGAAATTAGGCGTAAGCCAATATCAGATTCTCGAAAAAGAGGAGGGAAGCATTCCAATGACGTGTTATCCTTTTTGGGAAAGAAATACCAAACGTGTTTTGAATATCGGTACGGCAGGAGGCTGGACAAAAGCAAGTACGGGGTATACCTTTAAAAATTCAGACAAAAAATCATCAGAATTGGTTGGATTTATTGCTGATGCAAGCGCTTCTCCCGAAGCTTCGGGATCGCTCAATATGAAATCGTTTCATAAAAAGAATAGATTTTGGTTTTACGATTTATTGCTTTTGGATATTCTCTACCGTCATAACGAATTGGGAAGTTCTATTTTTTCTTCTTTATTCAGAAAAGGAAATCCCAAATTGATTTTCAAGTTTTTAGATGAAGAAACTAGTTTTTATGAAGATGTTCAAGTAATCTTGAAATGCTCGAAAGGGCCATTTATAAAGGCTTTATTTCGAGTAATGTTCAAATAA
- a CDS encoding polyphosphate kinase 2 family protein: MIIQKTLMIMSKNNKKKTKKTDQDDNDLKKITKKELLHRAKKFSEQYCVGDDKNFTLKNKPTSYFGDEGKELIKETLQMGVKALAAMQDILYAQDKWSVLIIFQAMDAAGKDGAIKHVMSGINPQGCQVSSFKAPSSEELDHDYLWRCQKHLPERGRIGIFNRSYYEEVLVVRVHEQILKSQKIPEKLITKDIWENRFEDIRNFEKYLNRNGTVVIKFFLNVSKDEQKRRFIERVDNPDKNWKFSAADAKERGFWNEYMHAYEELIRNTSTKKSPWYVIPADNKSYARIAIASAIIHALDEMDLEYPKVSPEKLAELNEVKKALLEEKE; encoded by the coding sequence ATGATAATTCAAAAAACCTTAATGATTATGTCTAAAAACAATAAGAAAAAAACCAAGAAAACAGATCAAGACGACAATGATTTAAAAAAAATAACCAAAAAAGAATTATTGCACCGAGCAAAAAAGTTCTCTGAGCAATATTGTGTAGGCGATGATAAAAATTTCACATTAAAAAATAAACCAACTTCTTATTTTGGTGATGAAGGGAAAGAGTTGATTAAAGAAACATTACAAATGGGAGTCAAAGCGCTTGCTGCTATGCAGGACATTTTGTATGCGCAGGATAAATGGTCGGTTCTTATCATATTTCAAGCCATGGACGCGGCAGGCAAAGACGGTGCAATCAAACACGTTATGTCGGGTATAAATCCGCAGGGCTGCCAAGTTTCTTCTTTTAAAGCGCCAAGTTCCGAAGAATTAGACCATGATTATTTATGGCGCTGCCAAAAGCATTTGCCAGAAAGAGGCCGAATCGGAATTTTTAACCGCTCTTATTATGAAGAAGTGCTGGTTGTTCGTGTTCATGAACAGATTTTAAAAAGTCAAAAAATCCCTGAAAAATTGATTACCAAAGATATTTGGGAGAATCGTTTTGAAGACATTCGAAACTTTGAAAAATATCTAAACAGAAATGGAACAGTTGTCATTAAATTTTTTCTAAATGTTTCTAAAGACGAACAAAAAAGAAGATTTATAGAAAGAGTTGACAATCCTGATAAAAACTGGAAGTTTAGTGCAGCCGATGCCAAAGAACGAGGATTTTGGAATGAGTATATGCACGCTTACGAAGAATTAATCAGAAACACATCAACCAAGAAATCGCCTTGGTATGTAATTCCTGCAGATAATAAATCGTATGCCCGAATTGCTATTGCTTCTGCAATAATTCATGCCTTAGACGAAATGGATTTGGAATATCCTAAAGTAAGCCCTGAGAAACTGGCTGAATTGAATGAGGTTAAAAAAGCGCTATTGGAAGAGAAGGAGTAA